From Paenibacillus graminis, a single genomic window includes:
- a CDS encoding sporulation histidine kinase inhibitor Sda, with protein sequence MDYYFHPSPRPSSLELLSDEQLLNIYDLAVEAKASPDFIEIIQTVLTERNISSPNRSEN encoded by the coding sequence ATGGATTATTACTTTCATCCTTCTCCGCGCCCCTCATCCTTAGAACTATTGTCTGACGAACAATTGTTGAACATCTACGATTTAGCGGTGGAGGCTAAAGCTTCACCCGATTTCATTGAGATTATTCAAACTGTTCTGACCGAGAGAAACATAAGCAGTCCTAACCGTTCTGAGAATTGA
- a CDS encoding helix-turn-helix domain-containing protein has product MNDSGNYPDELGNFIRHIRKARGLTLRGLEEKSGISYSQLSKIERGESIPLKDNLDKIIEALGTDLKNRMYDLADYMPDLEYIKTLKQGYKRPQHNQSQDYIYGTAFNKLKAFRAKEGKETSYVSFDANEVIVYETEYGAGMVIEKIEKYNLSDVLNDKFEGSLDSLRKQPRQGRQAYLFGEWLQECIYELKDDDQDQVIQALKEFVQFKVLQVKGAFK; this is encoded by the coding sequence ATGAACGATTCTGGTAACTACCCAGATGAGCTGGGGAACTTTATCCGGCACATCAGAAAAGCGCGCGGGTTGACCTTAAGAGGGCTGGAAGAGAAGAGCGGTATCAGCTATTCCCAGCTTAGCAAGATTGAACGGGGAGAGAGCATTCCGCTAAAAGACAATCTGGATAAGATTATCGAGGCGCTTGGAACGGACCTCAAGAACCGGATGTATGATCTGGCAGATTATATGCCTGATCTAGAATATATTAAGACACTCAAGCAGGGATATAAGCGACCGCAGCATAATCAGTCGCAGGACTATATCTACGGGACGGCGTTCAATAAGCTGAAGGCGTTCCGGGCGAAAGAAGGTAAAGAAACCTCCTATGTTTCTTTTGATGCAAACGAGGTAATCGTTTATGAAACGGAATATGGGGCAGGAATGGTAATAGAGAAAATTGAGAAATATAACCTTAGCGATGTACTGAACGATAAATTTGAAGGCAGTCTGGATTCCCTCCGCAAGCAGCCCCGCCAAGGCAGGCAGGCATATCTGTTCGGAGAGTGGCTGCAGGAATGTATCTACGAACTGAAAGACGACGATCAGGATCAGGTCATTCAAGCCCTTAAGGAATTTGTCCAGTTTAAAGTGTTACAGGTTAAGGGAGCATTTAAATAG